A genome region from Triticum aestivum cultivar Chinese Spring chromosome 2B, IWGSC CS RefSeq v2.1, whole genome shotgun sequence includes the following:
- the LOC123043949 gene encoding uncharacterized protein: protein MRAQMETYADLGPDGGNPTPAKPAMEEPRAATDVAADPYLAGTDALPASHLGTDAGARKRKAPAMATGKTPRKPRKPQVEEPIQMPVYYGLTKEFLSVEGNDLVEDCSDLFVENKCAHVIGELPLQPQSMSLVDLQLWVFKLFRLHPETQDLDIKGFFKQHKRDLTDDESSEPDCSLEYYPWDIHYFRTDKCWSSFANKLKRKRNVTQKFMLYVQSSEIKHYHILLKAVNADYSQLATVVLPGTKSLTGRFSFGALVEDPTMTAEEIADYLTRHYGEQISPVEAWRAKQFALESKFGTFYDSHNFAPRLLKEIARKNPGTFVDIKDAVVAGCKDFRVLQRMFWAFGPCLQAFCTCRPVLCIKGTPLCGKYQGMLLTAVASDANDFSIPVACAVVENETKESWLWFLRNLERAVVHQSDVCIIHDYKKELIDAVEDLLNSRERQWRKAESRWCMEDLAENFFAYFGDKKLVMMFKKLCQQKRRHKFGKIWKELDELTSTYMAEKEHDGSGEMQQKSVEHDVAELEVQSPRNQHDSVGDVKEGDHADDSNRKITKFSDWIGPKPKEKWSLAYDRDGARYGIMGSDTTDAYKNDPVLKGITCLPLSAIVEVTFLRLVEYFKNSSVAANKAIGNPIINFPEHVQVDLNSKMQKSETHRLMYTYADEKNYLGKVVDRKFTVKGRKREVTVHLKTDYIVGINKSKGCTIQKTATCSCGKPQVLHKPCSHVIAVCCEIGVSTATYMSPYYSLPYLGRTWRQKFNKFSHDYRDIIPHCFRGIIPFEGETTTWIPDKRLECGLPVCLSLDCVQTAVIEEEQQRRTEDGSVAGNDEA, encoded by the exons ATGCGCGCACAGATGGAAACTTACGCCGACCTCGGCCCCGACGGCGGCAACCCTACTCCGGCGAAGCCGGCCATGGAGGAACCACGCGCTGCCACCGATGTCGCTGCGGACCCatacctcgccggcaccgacgcgctccccgcctcCCACCTG GGTACTGACGCCGGCGCGAGGAAGCGGAAGGCCCCGGCTATGGCGACGGGGAAGACTCCCAGGAAGCCTCGCAAGCCGCAG GTTGAAGAGCCGATTCAGATGCCTGTGTACTATGGACTCACAAAAGAGTTTCTCAGCGTGGAAGGCAATGATTTAGTTGAAGATTGCTCAGACCTCTTTGTAGAGAATAAGTGTGCGCATGTCATCGGCGAGCTACCGCTGCAGCCACAGTCCATGTCATTGGTGGATCTACAGCTCTGGGTCTTCAAGCTGTTCCGGCTCCATCCAGAAACACAAGATCTTGATATCAAGGGATTCTTCAAACAGCACAAAAGGGACCTCACTGACGACGAGTCCTCCGAACCAGACTGTTCTTTGGAGTACTACCCGTGGGACATACATTATTTTAGGACTGACAAATGCTGGAGTTCCTTTGCCAATAAATTGAAGAGAAAAAGGAATGTGACGCAGAAGTTCATGTTGTATGTGCAATCTTCTGAGATCAAGCACTACCACATTTTGCTCAAAGCTGTAAATGCCGATTATTCTCAACTGGCGACGGTTGTTTTGCCCGGCACGAAAAGCCTGACGGGTCGCTTCAGCTTTGGTGCCCTTGTGGAAGACCCAACAATGACAGCTGAGGAAATTGCAGATTATCTCACGCGTCACTATGGTGAGCAGATTAGTCCTGTTGAGGCGTGGAGAGCAAAACAGTTTGCTCTGGAGAGTAAATTTGGAACCTTTTATGATTCACACAACTTTGCCCCGAGGTTACTCAAGGAAATAGCACGTAAAAACCCTGGTACTTTTGTTGACATCAAGGATGCGGTGGTTGCAGGGTGTAAAGATTTTCGAGTCCTCCAGCGTATGTTTTGGGCATTTGGACCGTGCTTACAGGCCTTCTGTACCTGTCGCCCTGTGCTATGCATCAAGGGCACACCACTATGCGGGAAATATCAAGGGATGCTGTTGACTGCTGTAGCATCAGATGCTAATGATTTCTCCATTCCAGTAGCATGTGCTGTTGTCGAGAATGAGACCAAGGAAAGCTGGCTGTGGTTTCTTAGGAATTTGGAGCGAGCAGTGGTGCATCAGTCTGATGTGTGCATCATACACGACTACAAAAAGGAGTTGATTGATGCTGTGGAGGACCTTCTGAATTCCCGTGAGCGACAGTGGCGTAAAGCAGAAAGCCGGTGGTGCATGGAAGACCTTGCTGAAAATTTCTTTGCATATTTTGGCGACAAGAAGCTGGTGATGATGTTCAAGAAACTTTGCCAGCAGAAGCGACGCCATAAGTTTGGCAAAATCTGGAAGGAGCTAGACGAGCTGACATCCACATATATGGCGGAGAAAGAACATGATGGTAGTGGGGAAATGCAGCAGAAATCAGTCGAGCATGATGTGGCAGAGCTTGAGGTGCAAAGCCCGCGCAATCAACATGATTCAGTTGGGGATGTGAAGGAAGGAGATCATGCCGATGACAGCAACAGAAAGATAACAAAGTTCTCTGACTGGATCGGTCCGAAACCAAAGGAGAAGTGGTCACTGGCATACGATCGAGATGGAGCAAGGTATGGCATCATGGGCAGTGATACAACTGATGCATATAAGAACGACCCTGTATTGAAAGGGATAACATGCCTTCCGCTCAGTGCGATAGTGGAGGTGACATTCCTGCGTTTGGTAGAGTACTTCAAAAACTCAAGTGTCGCAGCAAACAAAGCGATCGGCAACCCAATAATTAACTTCCCTGAACATGTCCAGGTTGACCTGAATTCCAAAATGCAGAAATCCGAGACGCATAGACTTATGTACACATACGCCGATGAAAAGAATTATCTTGGTAAGGTGGTTGATCGAAAATTTACAGTCAAGGGAAGGAAGAGGGAGGTGACTGTTCACCTGAAGACGGACTATATCGTCGGCATTAATAAGTCTAAAGGATGCACaattcaaaaaactgccacctgTTCATGTGGCAAGCCACAGGTACTTCACAAGCCTTGCTCTCATGTCATTGCGGTCTGTTGTGAGATTGGGGTTAGCACTGCCACATACATGTCCCCATACTACAGCCTGCCCTATCTCGGTAGGACCTGGAGGCAAAAATTCAATAAGTTCTCACACGACTACAGAGATATCATACCACATTGCTTCAGAGGTATCATACCATTTGAAGGTGAAACAACAACTTGGATCCCAGACAAAAGATTGGAGTGTGGCCTTCCTGTTTGTCTGTCGCTGGACTGCGTACAAACTGCCGTGATCGAGGAAGAGCAACAGCGCAGAACTGAAGATGGATCAGTTGCAGGCAATGATGAAGCCTAG